In the genome of Myxococcales bacterium, one region contains:
- a CDS encoding DNA-3-methyladenine glycosylase 2 family protein encodes MPGSHRFRSPLPVDLDLTFGAFVRSRKDPCTQREARNVWWRTLRTAEGPATLRLSLDGNAVLAEAWGPGADVALEGAPDLVGARDTLEGFAPSGVVRELSRRLPGLRIPRARHVFQCLVLPVLEQKVAGREAWLGYAALLSLLAEPAPGPRPLALPPDPAVVARLPSFQFRSIGIEGKRADTLVNAAKRQRRLAELPDMPLALAHQRLQAIRGIGAWTSAEVARVALGDADAVSVGDYNLPRLVAYNLLGETQADDARMLELLAPFAGHRGRVCLLFMLGGASVPRRGPRMALRPFSSRAKTRGMI; translated from the coding sequence GTGCCCGGCTCTCACCGCTTCCGATCCCCGCTGCCGGTGGACCTCGACCTGACGTTCGGCGCGTTCGTGCGCAGTCGGAAGGACCCTTGCACGCAGCGCGAGGCCCGGAACGTCTGGTGGCGGACACTGCGCACCGCCGAGGGGCCGGCGACTCTGCGCCTGTCGCTCGATGGCAACGCCGTCTTGGCCGAGGCTTGGGGCCCCGGCGCGGACGTCGCGCTCGAGGGCGCTCCTGATTTGGTCGGCGCGCGCGACACGCTGGAGGGGTTTGCTCCGAGCGGAGTCGTGCGGGAGCTATCTCGACGCCTGCCGGGTTTGCGCATCCCGCGAGCGCGCCACGTGTTTCAGTGTCTCGTGTTGCCGGTGCTCGAGCAGAAGGTCGCGGGACGCGAGGCATGGTTGGGATACGCCGCATTGCTCTCGTTGCTCGCTGAGCCGGCGCCCGGTCCGCGCCCGCTGGCGTTGCCTCCGGATCCAGCCGTTGTTGCCCGCTTGCCGTCGTTTCAGTTCCGCAGCATCGGCATCGAAGGCAAGCGCGCCGACACACTCGTGAACGCAGCCAAACGGCAGCGCCGCCTGGCCGAGCTACCGGACATGCCCCTCGCGCTCGCACACCAACGCCTGCAGGCCATTCGTGGGATCGGCGCATGGACCAGCGCAGAAGTCGCGCGGGTCGCCCTCGGCGACGCCGATGCCGTCTCGGTTGGCGACTACAACTTGCCGCGCCTGGTCGCCTACAACTTGCTGGGCGAAACGCAGGCGGACGACGCACGCATGCTCGAGCTGTTGGCGCCGTTTGCGGGTCACCGCGGGCGCGTCTGCTTGCTCTTCATGCTGGGCGGGGCGAGTGTGCCGCGGCGCGGACCGCGCATGGCACTTCGCCCTTTTTCATCACGGGCAAAAACGCGGGGGATGATTTGA
- a CDS encoding FKBP-type peptidyl-prolyl cis-trans isomerase, which produces MHKAAVCMALFATLFGCGPKREAEAQPPTSGATPSTVIAVPSPEPEAQTAEATAPARGPSPGTTRSGLRIEDLRVGDGAEATTPSRVSLHYVGTLEDGSVFDSSRARGTPFEVELGRGYMIRGFEEGVPGMRVGGVRRLKIPPELGYGERGVGAKIPPGATLIFEIELLEVK; this is translated from the coding sequence ATGCACAAAGCTGCGGTTTGCATGGCGCTGTTTGCGACCCTCTTCGGTTGTGGCCCGAAGCGAGAGGCCGAGGCACAGCCGCCCACCTCCGGCGCAACCCCTTCGACGGTGATCGCCGTACCCTCGCCCGAACCCGAGGCACAAACCGCCGAGGCCACCGCCCCAGCTCGCGGACCGTCGCCGGGGACGACGCGCTCTGGGCTGCGCATCGAGGACCTGCGAGTCGGCGACGGCGCCGAAGCAACGACGCCCTCACGGGTGAGCCTGCACTACGTGGGCACACTCGAGGATGGTTCCGTCTTCGACTCGAGCCGCGCACGAGGCACCCCCTTCGAGGTCGAGCTCGGCAGAGGCTACATGATCCGTGGCTTCGAAGAGGGGGTGCCCGGCATGCGCGTCGGCGGCGTGCGACGCCTCAAGATTCCGCCCGAGCTCGGCTACGGAGAGCGCGGAGTCGGCGCAAAGATCCCGCCCGGCGCAACGCTGATTTTCGAGATCGAGCTGCTCGAGGTCAAGTGA